A DNA window from Pleurodeles waltl isolate 20211129_DDA chromosome 12, aPleWal1.hap1.20221129, whole genome shotgun sequence contains the following coding sequences:
- the LOC138267250 gene encoding extracellular calcium-sensing receptor-like encodes MTFREPQRIAIKFPPPRLLAFGFQNYQLVQAMVFAIKEINNNPTLLTNITLGFQIFDSCALFKFSLKGTLWMLSGQEMSIPNYWCGRRLAPAAIIGDSGSTRSIVLALILGLYRYPQISYASSSPLLSDRVQYPSFFRTIPSDDFQSRGLAQLVIHFGWIWVGIVASDDEYGQVGSQIIQQELIKAGACVAFNENIPISRADKNALHIAQVIKNSKANAVVIFSSIAYLIPVLNEMIRLNITGKIWIASEAWSTSVLAPFEKYSDILPGTIGFAIHSGEIGGFQEYFTGIHPAATPGDTFVRRFWEEAFSCQWMDNLLTRDNKTKKCTGAERLDSRPLNSIIDFRLTYNIYKAVYATALALQDLRTCLEGGGPFLQNTCANISAFHPWQLLYYIKKVRLRSEVTETFFDRSGNPPALYDIVNWHRDPETIMKHVKVGSYDASAPLGKTFLINGSTVKWAAGKTQIPVSVCSPSCPTGFRKGPIPGKPICCFQCVQCLQGEISYQPDSTKCIPCPWDQWPNNNQNRCIPKVTEFLAYTETFGMTLAVTSMSLSVIPFAVLGLFIHHRNTPIIKASNSNLSYILLMSLTLCFLCSLALIGYPTVEKCLLRQPAFGITFAICISCILAKTIMVVIAFNATKPNSDFRKWGAPQLSYTIITVSTLIQILLCVFWLVLTPPFSEYNIDIKPGIILMQCNEGSPTAFWCMLGYLGFLASISFIVAFLARKLPDSFNEAQYITFSMLAFLSVWLSFIPAYLSTRGMYMIAMEIFAILSSSFSLVSCIFFPKCYIIMFRSELNTKEYLMGRDARRRNKVKGL; translated from the exons ATGACCTTCCGCGAGCCCCAGCGCATCGCAATTAAATTCCCACCTCCGAGGCTATTGGC ATTTGGCTTTCAGAATTACCAGTTGGTCCAGGCCATGGTGTTCGCGATTAAAGAGATTAACAACAATCCAACCCTTTTAACCAACATAACCCTGGGATTCCAGATCTTCGACTCATGTGCACTGTTCAAGTTCTCACTCAAGGGAACTCTATGGATGCTTTCTGGACAAGAGATGTCTATTCCAAACTACTGGTGTGGGAGACGCTTGGCACCAGCCGCCATCATAGGGGATTCTGGATCCACACGCTCAATTGTTCTTGCACTCATCCTGGGCCTATATAGATACCCTCAG ATCAGTTATGCTTCATCAAGTCCACTCCTGAGTGACCGAGtccagtacccttcctttttccgcACTATTCCAAGTGATGACTTCCAGTCACGTGGTCTGGCCCAGTTAGTGATACACTTCGGATGGATATGGGTTGGTATTGTGGCATCAGATGATGAATATGGACAAGTGGGCAGTCAAATAATACAGCAAGAGCTTATCAAGGCTGGAGCTTGTGTGGCTTTCAATGAGAACATACCAATAAGCCGAGCAGACAAGAATGCTCTTCATATTGCCCAAGTTATCAAAAACTCAAAAGCCAATGCTGTTGTCATCTTTTCTTCTATTGCTTACCTGATTCCTGTCTTGAATGAGATGATAAGGCTGAATATTACAGGAAAGATCTGGATTGCCAGCGAAGCCTGGTCAACCTCTGTTCTTGCCCCTTTTGAGAAATATTCTGACATCCTGCCAGGCACCATTGGGTTTGCAATCCACAGTGGAGAGATAGGAGGCTTTCAGGAGTATTTCACAGGAATCCACCCTGCAGCAACTCCTGGGGATACTTTTGTGAGAAGGTTCTGGGAAGAAGCCTTTAGCTGCCAGTGGATGGACAATCTCCTGACCCgggacaacaaaacaaagaaatgcaCTGGTGCTGAAAGACTGGACAGTCGTCCCCTCAACAGCATCATCGACTTTAGACTAACTTACAATATCTACAAAGCTGTTTATGCCACTGCTTTGGCTTTACAGGATCTAAGGACCTgcttggaaggtggagggcctTTCCTTCAAAACACTTGTGCAAACATCTCAGCTTTTCATCCATGGCAG CTTCTTTACTACATCAAGAAGGTGCGCTTGCGTAGTGAAGTGACTGAGACGTTCTTTGACAGATCTGGCAACCCCCCAGCACTCTATGACATTGTAAACTGGCACCGGGATCCTGAGACCATCATGAAGCATGTGAAGGTGGGCAGCTATGATGCCAGCGCTCCTCTAGGGAAGACTTTTTTGATCAATGGTAGCACTGTCAAATGGGCTGCTGGGAAGACACAG ATCCCTGTCTCAGTATGCAGTCCCAGTTGCCCCACTGGATTCAGAAAGGGTCCCATACCTGGAAAACCAATCTGTTGCTTCCAGTGTGTCCAGTGCCTACAGGGAGAGATTTCTTACCAACCAG ATTCTACTAAATGCATTCCATGCCCCTGGGATCAGTGGCCCAATAATAACCAGAACAGATGTATCCCAAAGGTCACAGAGTTTCTTGCCTACACGGAAACTTTTGGTATGACCTTAGCAGTGACCAGCATGTCATTATCAGTGATACCTTTTGCCGTTCTGGGACTCTTCATTCATCACAGGAACACCCCTATCATCAAAGCAAGTAATTCTAATCTCAGCTACATCTTGCTCATGTCACTGACCTTGTGCTTCCTCTGCTCCTTGGCATTAATTGGTTATCCCACAGTAGAAAAATGTCTCTTACGCCAGCCAGCTTTTGGAATCACATTTGCTATCTGTATCTCTTGTATCTTGGCCAAAACCATAATGGTGGTCATTGCCTTTAATGCCacaaaaccaaacagtgactttaggAAATGGGGTGCACCTCAGTTGTCCTACACAATCATCACTGTCAGCACACTTATTCAGATTCTGCTCTGTGTCTTCTGGTTGgttttgacccctcctttttcagaatataatattgaCATTAAGCCTGGAATTATCCTGATGCAGTGTAACGAGGGATCTCCTACTGCTTTCTGGTGCATGCTGGGATATCTTGGTTTTCTGGCCTCCATCAGTTTCATTGTGGCCTTCCTAGCCAGAAAGCTCCCTGACAGCTTCAATGAGGCTCAATACATCACCTTCAGCATGCTTGCATTCCTAAGTGTCTGGCTCTCATTTATTCCAGCCTACCTCAGCACAAGAGGAATGTATATGATCGCAATGGAAATTTTTGCAATCTTGTCTTCTAGTTTTTCCTTAGTCTCCTGTATAT